A segment of the Roseomonas haemaphysalidis genome:
TCTGGTGGTGCGAGGCCGCGGTGGGGTGGGCGCTGTCCAGCTTGGTGTGGATGCGCGGGTGCTTCATCCAGCGCAGCAGTGTGAACACGGTGGTGCCGCGGAACAGCGTGCTGAAGGCGCCCAGGTCCCAGCGCAGCAAGTAGACCTCCAGCGATGGCCGGCGCTTGACGAGATGCAGGATAAAGGCGCCGAGCTCGGCCGGTGCGTCGTCCGCCGGCGTGCCACGGCTCAGGCGGATGCGCGCGTCGAAGTCCCAGCCGATCAGCATGATGCGGTGCTCGGCCGCCAGCATGGCGGCACGGGCGGCGCGGAAATAGTCGTCGGCGTCGATGATCACGGCGGCGCGGTCGGCCCTGGCCAGGCGCCAGCAGGTTTCGCCGGGCCGCAGCAGCGGCAGTGTCGTCGGAAGATGGTCCATGGCTGCTTTCGTCGCTCCTAGCAGGTCGGCGGCCCGGCGCCTGGGGCACGCACGACGCACCCGGTTCGGGGGGGGCAACGCGGCAGCGGCGGCGCGGTTGTCACCCGCCGCCCCGCAGCAGCCGCCACAGCAGCGGCAGCCACAAGGAAGTGGCGATGGCATTCAGGCCCATCGCCAGCCCGCTGAACACCCCGGCCACGGGATGCACCGCGATGGCGCGCGCCGTGCCGATGCCGTGCGCGGTGGTGCCGATGGCCAGCCCCCGCGCGCGCCAGTCCCGCACGCCGGCCCAGGTCATGGCCAGCGGCCCCAGCACGGCGCCCGCGATGCCCGAGCACAGCACCACCACGGCGGCCAGCGCCGGCACCCCTCCCAGCCGCTCCGCGATGCCCATGGCGACCGGCGTGGTGACGGAGCGCGGCGCCAGCGAGGCCACCACGTCCGGCGGTGCGCCCAGCGCCAGGGCCACCACGACGCCGAACACCGATGCCAGCAGGCCGCCGGCGAGGATGCACAGCGCCGCCGGCAGCAGCACGCTGCGCAGGCTGCGCCATTGGCGGTACAAAGGCACCGCCAGCGCCACGGTGGCCGGGCCGAGCAGGAAGTGCACGAACTGCGCGCCCTGGAAGTAGGTGCGGTAGTCCACCCCCGCGAGCAGCAGCCCGGCGGCGACGATGGCCACCGCGAGCGGGATGGGGTTGGCCAGCGGATGGAAGCGGCACAGCTTCTGCACCCGCAACGCCACCAGCCACGCCAGCAGCGTCACGGTCAGCGCCGCCAGCGGCTCCCGCGCCAGGTAGACCCAGATGGCGGCGATGTCTGGCGGCGCCATGGCGTTCATCCCCAGCGCCGCAGCACGGCCTGCGCCAGCCGGCCGGTCAGCGCCATGGTCAGCGGCGTGCCCAGGCCGGCGGCCAGCAGCAGCGCCCAGCCATTGTCCGCCATGGTGTGCAGCAGCGCGATGACGCCGACGCCGGCCGGTACGAACAGCAGGCCGAGATGCGACAACAGGGCATCGGTCACGCGGCCCAGGGCCTCGGGCGGCTGATCGCCGCCGGCCGCCAGCCGCCCGCGTGCCAACAGGATCAGGAACAGCAGCAGCATGCCCAGCACCGGGCCGGGCACCGGCAGGTGCAGCAGGCGCGCCAGCACCTCGCCGGTGAGCTGGCAGAGCAGGAGTGCGGTGATGGCGCCGGTCATGGGGGTCCCTGGGCTGAAGGCTGGCCCGTTTCCCCGAATGCTTTGCTGGGGCGCGGTATAGGCCCGCCGCGCCCCCGTGGCGAATCAGCCGGCGTAGGTGACGGTGATCTCGCCCACGCCCTCGCAGGTGCCGTGCAGCACGTCGCCAGGCTTCACAGCGCTGACGCCGGCGGGCGTGCCGGTCATGATCAGGTCGCCCGGCAGCAGTTCCACGTAGCGTGACAGATAGGCGATGGCCTCGGGCAACGACCAGATCATCTGGTTCATGTCGCCGGTCTGCTGCACGCGGCCGTTCACCGTGACCTCGATCTTGCCCTGCGTCGGGTGGCCGATGACGCTGGCGGGCACGATCTCGCTGATCGGGCAGGACTGGTCGAAGCCCTTCGATAGCTCCCACGGCCGGCCCATCTTCTTGGCCTCGGCCTGGATGTCGCGCCGCGTCATGTCGAGGCCGATGGCATAGCCGTAGACGCAGTCCAGCGCCTGGTCCTGCGGGATGTCCTTGCCGCCCTTGGCCAGCGCCGCCACCAGCTCCACCTCATGGTGGAAGTCCTTGGTCTCGCCGGGGAAGGGCAGCGTGCCGCCGGGCACGGCGGCATTGGCCGGCTTGGAAAAAAAGAAAGGTGGCTCGCGGTCCGGGTCATGGCCCATCTCGCGGGCATGGTCCGCGTAGTTGCGGCCGACGCACCAGATGCGGCGGACGGGAAACACCCCGGCCTCGCCCCGCACGGGGATGGTGGTTTCGGGCGCGGGCTGGATCACATAGTCGGCCATGGCGGAACCTTTCCCTGGAACTTGACCAATTCGCCAGATTGGTTACGCCTGCCCCCACGCAGCGTCAAGCCACCCCGGAGCCGCCCCTGTCCGACGACGTCCCCGTTCCCGCCCTGCTGCAGGCCTACCTCGCCGGCCTGTCCCTGCCCGCCTCTGGCCGCCTGCCGCCGGAACGCGAGATGGCCGCCGCGCTGGGCACCTCCCGCCCCGCGCTGCGCAAGGCGCTGGCGGTGCTGGAAGCGGAAGGCCAGCTGTGGCGGCACGTCGGCAAGGGCACCTTTCTGGGCCCGCGCCCGCTGGCGGCGATCGGCGACATCGCGGAGCTCGCGCGGCGGGCCGGGCCGGCGGACGTGGTGGCGGCGCGGCTGGCAGTGGAGCCGGAGCTGGCCGCCCTGGCCGCGCGCCACGCCACGCCCGCCGGGCTGCAGGCGATGCGCGCGGCCATGGCGGCCTCGCGTCGTCCCGGCCTGTCCTGGCGCGGATACGAGGGCCAGGACGCCCGGCTGCACCGCGAGGTGGCACTGGCCGCCGGCAACCCCCTGCTGCTGCACCTGTTCGACCAGCTCGCCGCCATCCGCCGCGTGCTGACCTGGGACCGCCCGCGCGAACGCCCGGACGGCCCGCCCCCCGGGCATCCCTCCTTCGACGAGCACGAGGGCATCGTCGCCGCCATCGCGGCGGGCGATGCCGTGGCCGCCGCGGCCCGCATGCGCGCGCATGTCGCCGCCGTGCACCGGCTGATCGCGTCCGGCTGAGGCCGGTTGCCGTTTCGCGGCAGCGGCGCCATCTGGGGTGCATGCTTGCTGTCCTGAAGATTGCCCTGTGGGGCTTCCTGCTGCTGTTCCTCCTCCCCCTCGGCATCTCGGCTGCGCTGTACTGGAACAGCGGCCAGGGCGCCGGCTGGCAGACCGCCGACCGGTCCAGCGCCGGCCTGCTGCCCGCGCCCGCCGCGCACAGGCCGGCGGTGCTGCGCGTGTTCGCGGCGCAGACGGTGCGATGGCGCGGCATCTTCGCCGTCCACTGCTGGATCGTCTTCAAGGAGGAAGGCGCCGCCACCTATACGCGATACGACTACACCGCCTGGGGCGCGCCGATCCGCATGAACGGCTTCGAGCCGGACGGGCGCTGGTTCGGCAAGGTGCCGGAGACGGTGTTCTCGGCGGATGGCGAGGCCGCCGGCGCGCTGATCCCGCGCGTGCGGCAGGCGATCCAGGGCTATGCCTTCCGCAACCAGGGCGACTACCGCGCCTGGCCGGGCCCCAACTCCAACACGTTCGTGGCCGCGGTGCTGGACGGGCTGCCGGAGGTATCGCTGGCGCTGCCGCCCACCGCCATCGGCAAGGATTATCCCTATGACGGGCGCTGGCTGCGCGAAACCCCGTCCGGCACCGGCTTCCGCCTCAGCCTCGGCGGCTATGGCGGCCTGACCGTGGCCTGGGTGGAGGGGATCGAGCTGAACATCCTAGGCGGCGTCGCGGGGCTGGACCTGCGGCGGCCGGCGCTGAAGCTGCCGGGGCTGGGGCGGCTCGGCTTCGGCTGACAGCAAGGTTGCGGCGCTGTCATCCCATCTGCTATTGCAGAAGCGATGGACCTGACGCTGGACACCTTGTCGACCGAGGATCTCCGCCCCCTGGCCGAACGCGCCTATGAGCGGTTGCGGGAAGCCTTGATCGAGGGTGTGCTGGCGCCAGGCAGCAAGTTGTCGGAGCGCGGCCTGGCGCAGGCGCTCGGCGTATCCGCCCAGCCGGTCCGCGAGGCGCTGCGGCGCCTGGAAGCCGAGGGTATGGTGGAAACCCGCCCCCGCAGCGGCTCCTTTGTCGCCAGCCTGGAAACGGCGCGGCTGGTGGACATGGGGCGCATCCGCGCCGCGCTGGAAGGCGCCGCCGCCGGCCTCGCCGCGCGCCGCGCCACGCCCGCCGACCTCGCCGCGCTGCAAACCCGCCTCGCCGCCATTCGCGCTGCCACCGCGCTGGGTGACCCGGTGGTGCTGCGGCGGGAAAACGAGGCCTTCCACACCGCGCTGCTGGCCATCACCGGCAACGGCTTTCTGGACCGCAGCCTGCATGCGCTGAAGGTCTATGACCACATCGGCCGCGCCCGCGTGCTGTCGGCCGACGACCAATGGCCGCAGGCCCTGGCCGAGCACACCGCGATCCTGGCCGCCATCGCCGACCGCGATGCCGAGCGGGCCGAGGCGCTGATGCGCGCGCACACGCTGCGCTCGCTGTCCGTGGCCTTTCCGGAGGAAACGCGCGACCGCTGACGCCCGCCGGCAGCGCTGCTGCCGGGCCAAGAAAGCCATCAATCCGGCGGGCGGCCAACGCCCCGTCACCAGGAGGAACCATGACCAAGATGCTGTCCCGCGCCACCATCGCGGCCGCCGCGCTGCTGTCACTGTGCGCGCTGCCGGCCGCCGCCCAGCCCCGGCCCTATCCCACCCAGCCGATCCGCGTGATCGTGCCGTTCTCCGCCGGCACGTCCGACACCGTGGCCCGGTTGGTCGGCCAGACCATGAGCCAGGCCATGGGCCAGCCGCTGGTGATCGAGAGCCGCCCTGGCGCCGGCGGCAACATCGGTTCGGAAGCCTGCGCCCGCGCCACGCCGGATGGCTACACCATCTGCCTCGGCACCATCAGCTCCCACGCCATCAACCCGGCCATCTTCACCAAGATGCCGTATGACAACATCCGCGACTTCGCGCCGATCACCCAGCTCGCGTCGCAGCCCAACGCCCTGGCGGTGGGCATGGAAGTGCCGGCCAGGAACGTCCAGGAACTGATCGCGCTGCTGAAGGCGAGCCCTGGCCGCTACAACTACGGTTCCTCCGGCGTCGGCACCTCCATCCACCTCGCCGGCGCGCTGTTCTCACAGCTGACAGGCGTGACCATGGAGCACGTGCCTTACCGCGGCAGCGGCCAGATCATGACCGCGCTGCTGACGGGCGAGCTGCCGCTGGCCTTCGACAACTTCTCCTCCGCCTGGCCTTTCGCGCGGGAAAACAAGATCCGCATCCTGGGCGTCGGCTCGCTTTCGCGCAGCCCGACGGCGCCGGACGTGCCCACGGTGGCCGAAACGGTTCCCGGCTTCGAAAGCCTGTCCTGGCACGGCTTCTTCGCGCCCGCCGGCACCCCGCCGGCCATTGTGGAGCGGCTGAACAAGGAGGCGGTCGCCGCGCTGCGCTCCGACACGGTGCGTGCGCGCTTCGCCGAGCTGGGCATCACCCCGGTGGGCAACACCGCCGCCGAGTTCTCCGCCTTTGTGGCCAGCGAAACGGCCCGCTGGGGCGAGGTGGCGCGCAAGGCCGACATCCGGGTCGAATAGCCCCGGGCTACCGGGCGCGCTGGCCGGCGCGCCCGGCCAGCACGTTGCAGCCGCTGTCCTCGCTGGTGCCGAACTGGATGGTCGGCAGGATCGCCAGCAGCGGGTTGATCAGCGCCAGCCCCACCGCCGCGCCGCCCCGTGCGCCCAGTTCCATCACCTCCGGCAGCACCCCCGGGTCCCGCAGCGTGCCGCTGATGCGGATGTCCGTGGACAATGCGCCGATGGTGAAGTCGCGCGAGCGGGTGCGCAGCCGGTAGGCCAGCGTTTCACGGGCCAGGTTGACGCTGCCATCGCCGATGATGATGGCGTCGTCGGTATCGATGATCAGGGCGTTGGTGTTCAGCGTGCCATCGCGCAGCGCCAGGTCGGCCACGAAGCAGCGCAGGTCGGTGCGCGCCGGGATGCCCAGCGCCGACAGCACCGCGTTGGCCAGCCGCAGCCCCGACAGGTCCACCAGCAGGGCCGACAGGTTGCCGCCGGCGGTGGACAGCACCACCCGCCCGTCGCCATTGCCCAGCAGCTGCGCGACCGAGGCGCCGGTGGACCGCAGTTCCGCCCGCCCGTTCAGCGCGCCGCCGCCTTCGGAGCCGGCGGCGGCCATCAGCTTGGAAATGTCCAGCCGCTGGAACTCGGCCTTCACATCCGCCCTGAGCCCGTTGCCGGCGGGGGACAGGCGGCCGGTGAACAGCATCTGCCCCCGCCCGATACCGAAGCCGATCGGGTGCAGGTTGATGGCCCCGTCCACGATGTCGAAATCGGCACGCAGGTTGTCCAGCGGCTGCCGCCGACCGCCGCGGATGCTGCCGGCACGGTAGCGCACGTGCAGGTCGGCGGCCGTCAGCTTGGGCAGGCTCACCGGCGTGTCCGGCAGCACCTTGGCACTGGCTGGCGCGGGGGCCGTCTGGCCCGGTTCCTCGCCGATAAAGCCGGCGAGGTCGTCCAGGTCCACCCGGCGGGACGACAGGTCGACGGTCACGTCCGGCCGCGGCTGGCGCGGCAGCACCGCGACGCTGCCTGACAGGTCGGTGCTGCCGACGGTGCCCTGGATCCGCTCCATGCGGATGCGATCGGCGGTGTAGTCCAGCGCGCCCGCCACGCGATAGGGCGGGGTCTTGGGGATGGGCACGCCGGTCAGCGGCGTCAGCAGGCTCATGTCCGGCCCGGCCAGCACCAGCCGCAACGCGGCGCCCTGGAAGTGCAGGGGGTCGCTGACCGTCCCTTCCAGCGCAACATTGGTGGGGCCGTTGTCCACCCGCAGCTGCACCGGCCAGGGCTTCTCGGTATCGCGCAGCGACAGCAGGGCGCCGCCGACCAGCCGGGCCCGGATCGGCTGGCCGGCGTAGGTGCCCTCGGCGCTGGCGACGATGCGCGCCGGCTCGTCGTCCAGCGCGGGCGGCGGCGGCAGGTCGTTGGCGGCCGCCGGTGGCTCGGGCGCGGGGGGCGCGGGCAGCGGCAGGCCGTTCTCGGCGATCACCATGGTGGACTGCGGCTCCGGCTCCGGGGCCGCGGCGGGGGCAGGCGCGGCTGCTGCGGCACGCGACACGGCTGCGGCGGTCGCCTCGGGCGAGCCTTCCTCCGTCGCCACGCGAATGGCGAAGTCGGCGCGGAACTGCGGGATCACCACCTTGCCTTCGCCATCGCGGATGCGCACCACGCCGATCTGCGGCGCGGCGGCCGGTTCGGCCGGGGGCGCGTCCGCGGCAGGCGGGGTGGTGTTGAACAGGTAGTTGGCGCGCCCGTCCGGCATGGCACGCACGTTGACCACCGGGTGATCCAGCTCGATCCACGGCAGCGTCAGGCCGCGGCCCCGCCACCAGTCCCAGGCGTTGACGGCGGCGCTCAGCCGGCCGACGCGGGCGAGCGGCACCGGGTCCTCGAACCCTTCCGGGTTGCCCACGGTCACGCCGTTGGCAGTGACCACGACGGTGCGGCCCAGCTTCACATGCAGGTGTTCCAGCGTAACCGGGCGGCCCAGCGCGGCAGAGGCGCGGGGCTCGATCAGCGGAATCAGCCAGTCCCAGCGGAACAGCAACACCGCCAGGGCAATGACGGCAACAGGAATCGCAAGCCCGATCAGCCACTTGCGCCCGCGCTTCATCGCCATGCCAGCCTCCGCGTTTGTTTCGCCACCTTTCTCAACGTAGGCGCGAGCCCGGGGTTCCCGATTGTCGCGCTCAAGCCCGCTTGGGATTATCCTGCGCCCCGACCTCGAATGGAGAATGCCCGATGGCGGCCGAACAGGGCGGCGACCTGGTCAATGTTGTGGTGGTGCTGGCGGCGGGCGTGGTGGCGGTGCCGCTGTTCCGGCGGCTCGGCCTCGGCTCCGTGCTGGGCTACCTGGCGGCGGGGCTGGCCGTGGGTCCTTTCGGCCTGCGCTTCTTCGACGACCCCCAGGCGGTGCTGCACGTGGCCGAGCTGGGCGTGGTGATGTTCCTGTTCGTGATCGGGCTGGAAATGCAGCCGTCGCGCCTGTGGGGCATGCGGGGCGACATCTTCGGCTCAGGCCTGACGCAGGTGGTGGTGTGCGGCGGGCTGCTCACCGGCCTCGGCTGGCTGTGCGGCTTTCCCCTGCCCATGAGCTTCGTGGCCGCCATGGGCTTCGTGCTGTCCTCCACCGCCATTGTGATGCAGATCATGGAGGAGCGCGGCGAGGCCGGCACCCTGGCCGGGCAGCGCATCGTGTCCATCCTGCTGCTGGAGGACCTGGCGATCGTGCCGCTGTTGGCCGTGGTGGCGCTGCTGGCGCCGGTGCCATCGGGCGGCAGCGACGCCTCGCAATGGGTCACGGTGGCCATCGCGCTGGCCGCCATCGCCGGGCTGGTGGCGATCAGCCGCTGGCTGCTGACGCCGGTCTTCGCGATGCTCGCCAATGCCCATGCGCGGGAGGTGATGACGGCGGCGGCCCTGCTGGTGGTGCTGGGCGCCGCGCTGGCCATGCAGGCGGCGGGGCTTTCCATGGCCATGGGCGCCTTCGCCGCCGGCGTGATGCTGTCCGAAAGCCCGTTCCGGCGCCAGCTTGAGGCGGATATCGAGCCGTTCCGCGGCATCCTGCTGGGCTTGTTCTTCATGGGTGTCGGCATGTCGCTGGACATCGCGCTGGTGGGCCGGGACTGGCCGGTGATCGTTGCCGGCGTGCTGGTGATGATGGCGGTCAAGGCATCCGGTATCTTCGTGGTCGCCCGGCTGACCTGCGCCGGCACGCGGGAAGCGCTGCACCGCGCGGCGCTGATGGGCCAGGGCGGCGAGTTCGCCTTCGTGCTTTACGCCGCCGCGGCGGCGGCCGGGCTGTTCGAACCGCGCATCAACGCCGTGCTGACCGCCATCGTGGTGCTGTCCATGGCGTTGACGCCGCTGGCCGCCCTGGCGCTGCAGCTCCTGCCCCCGCCGCCCGCCAACATGGACGGGGTGGAAGGCACGGACGGCATCCGCGAGGTGCGCGACCACCTGCTGATGGTCGGCTTCGGCCGCTTCGGGCAGGTGGCGGCGCAGGCGCTGCTGGCGCGCGGCATCGACATCACCATCATCGACAGCGACCCGGAAATGATCCAGGCCGCCGCCGGCTTCGGCTTCAAGGTCTATTACGGTGACGGCCGGCGGCTGGACGTCCTGCACGCCTCGGGCGCCGAGCGGGCGCGCGCCGTTCTGGTGTGCACCGACCGGCCGGAGGTGACCACGGCGGTGGTGACCATGCTGAAGGCCGAGTTCCCGCTGGTGCCGGTGATGGCGCGTGCCTTTGACCGCCCGCACGCCGTGGCGCTGATCAAGGCGGAAGTGGACTTCCAGATCCGCGAAACGCTGGAATCCGCGCTGCTCTTCAGCATGGCCACCCTGCGCCACCTCGGCGTGGAGGAGGAGGCCGTGGCCGAGCTGGAAGACGACGTGCGCCGCCGCGACCGCGCCCGGCTGGAGCTGGAGGGCCTGGGCGAGCGGGCCGCCGCCATGGCGCTGATCCATGGCAACCGCATGGTGCCGACGCCGCTGACCAAGCCGCGCCAGCCCGGCCGGGCGCTGAGCCCCGAAACCGTGGCGGTGATCGCGGCCGCGGCGCGCAGCGACGGACGGAAGGAAGGCCATCCGGTGTAAAGCGGCGTGACGATTTGCCCGCTGCCGCGTTGACGCTTGCGCACGGGTGTGGAGCGGTTGGATGCGGGGATGGGTTCGGGCTGGCGTGGCAGTGGCGGCGGCCGGCCTGCTGTCGCTCACGGGGTGCACGCTGTCGCCGCCCCCGCCTCCGCCGCCGGTCACGGCCTCGGCGCGCCTGCCGCCGCAGCGCGCGGCGGTGGTCCAGGCGGCGCTGACCGAATGGCAGCGCTGGGGCAAGCTGACGGTGGACGGCTGGCCGGAATTCCTCGACCCCCCGGCGGCACCGGAGAACTTCCCCAGCATCCTGGCCTATTGGGAAACGGTGCCCGAGGGGCCGGCCGTGATCCGCCGCCATGAGGGCACCCGCGACGCCATGATGGTGGCCATGGCCGAATTCCAGGCGGAAGGCGCCCCGCCCCCGCCGCTGCCCGCCATCTCCCTGTTCGCCAGCCCGGCCTGGTCGGCGGCCTTCGTCAGCTACGTGATGCAGCGCGCGGGGGTGCCGGGCTTCGTGTTCCCCCCCGCCGCCGCGCATTCCACCTACATCGACGCACTGCTGTTTTCCTGGTCCGGCAACCCGGAGGGGGCGGCCTTCGTGCCGCACGAACCGGTGGACTACAGCCCCCGCCCCGGCGACCTGATCTGCGCCGACCGTTCCCGCTCGCCGCTCTACCACTGGCAGGAACGGTTGTCCGAGGCCGGATCGTTCCGGCCCATGCATTGCGACGTCGTGGTGGCCAGCGGCGGCGGACTGGTTCAGGCCATCGGGGGCAACGTGCTGGACGCCGTGGTGCTGCGCCGCTTTCCGGCCGATGCCGCCGGCCGCGCCCTGCCGCCGCCCTGGGACAAGGCGCCCTTCTTTGTGGTGTTCGAGAACCGGCTGGACCTGACGCGGTGAGAGGGCGGGGCAGCCTTGCCTTGCCGCGGGTTCAAGCCCGGCGCGGCACGGGCTAGACAGCAGGCGACAACGACAGGACGGCAGGCATGGACACCGCAGCGGGGGCGACCGTGCCCCCCGTGGCGCGCAGCGGCGCGCCTCACCCCGGCATGGGCTTCAAGCAGTTCGTCGCCATCATCGCCGCCATGATGGCGGCCAACGCGCTGGCCATCGATTCCATGTTGCCGGCATTGCCCGAGATCGCCCACGCCCTGGGCATCAGCAGCGCCAACCAGCAGCAATGGATCATCACGGCCTACCTGCTGGGCTTCGGCTCGGCGCAGATCGTCTACGGGCCGCTGGCCGACCGCTTCGGCCGCAAACCCCTGCTGATGACCGGCCTTGGCATCTACACCGTGGCCAGCATCGTCGCGATGTTCAGCAGCAGCTTCGAGATGCTGATGGCGGCGCGCGTGGCGCAAGGCATCGGCGCCGCCAGCACCCGGGTGCTGGCCGTGTCCATCGTGCGCGACTGCTACGCGGGGCGGAAGATGGCGCAGGTGATGTCGCTGGCCTTTATCGTCTTCCTGGCCGTGCCGGTGATCGCGCCGACGCTCGGTCAGGTGATCATGCTGGTCGCGCCCTGGCCCTGGATCTTCGCGGCGCTGGCGGTGTTCGGCGCAGGCGTCGCGCTGTGGATGACGGTGAAGCTGCCCGAGACCCTGCACCCGGAGGACCGCCGCGCCATCGCGCCCGGGCGCATCCTCGCCGCGTTCCAGTACACGCTCACCCAGCGCGTGGCGGTGGGCTACATGCTGGCCATGACCCTGATCATGGGCAGCCTGTTCGGCTTCATCAACTCGGCGCAGCAGGTCTTCGCGGACACCTTCGGCGCGGCGCAGTGGTTCACCAGCATCTTCGCGGGCATCGCGGTCGCCATGGCGGTGGCTTCCATGGTCAACGCCAAGCTGGTCGGGCGCTTCGGCACGCGGCGCATCTCGCACGCCATGCTGCTGGGCTACATTGGCTTCGCGGTGGTGCATGCCGGCGTGGCGCTGTCCGGGCATGAGAACCTGTGGACCTTCGCGGTGCTGCAGGCCGGCATGATGTTCTGCTTCGGCCTGACGGCGCCGAACTTCGGCTCCATGGCCATGGAGCCGCTGGGGCACATCGCGGGCACCGCCTCCTCGGCGCAGGGCTTCGTCACCACGGTGGGCGGCGCGCTGATCGGCTTCTTCATCGGCCAGCAGTTCGACGGCACCACGGCGCCGCTGATGGTGGGCTTCGCCGCCTGCGGCATCCTGGCGCTGGGCATGGTGC
Coding sequences within it:
- a CDS encoding multidrug effflux MFS transporter gives rise to the protein MGFKQFVAIIAAMMAANALAIDSMLPALPEIAHALGISSANQQQWIITAYLLGFGSAQIVYGPLADRFGRKPLLMTGLGIYTVASIVAMFSSSFEMLMAARVAQGIGAASTRVLAVSIVRDCYAGRKMAQVMSLAFIVFLAVPVIAPTLGQVIMLVAPWPWIFAALAVFGAGVALWMTVKLPETLHPEDRRAIAPGRILAAFQYTLTQRVAVGYMLAMTLIMGSLFGFINSAQQVFADTFGAAQWFTSIFAGIAVAMAVASMVNAKLVGRFGTRRISHAMLLGYIGFAVVHAGVALSGHENLWTFAVLQAGMMFCFGLTAPNFGSMAMEPLGHIAGTASSAQGFVTTVGGALIGFFIGQQFDGTTAPLMVGFAACGILALGMVLFAEGGRLFRPHHGR